From a single Myxocyprinus asiaticus isolate MX2 ecotype Aquarium Trade chromosome 47, UBuf_Myxa_2, whole genome shotgun sequence genomic region:
- the hcls1 gene encoding src substrate protein p85-like isoform X1 produces the protein MWKSVVGHDVNVKVESEGDDWETDPNFENDVSEQEQRWGAKTIEGSGRKEHISIAELREKVSQEHKVVKKQEMEKGPKASYGYGGKFGVEKDRMDKGALGHNYVAEVEQHSSQTDAAKGFGGKFGVQKDRVDKSAMNYEYKGEVQQHASQKDYAKGFGGKYGVQKERVDKAAMGYDYKGETEKHQSQKDYAKGFGGKYGVEKDKVDKAALGYDYKGETEKHQSQKDYAKGFGGKYGVEKEKVDKAALGYDYKGETEKHQSQKDYAKGFGGKYGVEKEKVDKAALGYDYKGETEKHQSQKDYAKGFGGRYGVEADRMDKSAASFKDMESPTSSYEKPQAFEASSVGAGNLKARFENMAKASDEENRKRAEEERARRLAREKREQEEARCRQEESRHEEEEENQKPPPVPTAQKPQQTFRELPKIPRDEPETEVQVEEQPDYEEPPSLPPRSADLLEEEEQEEPYASCVSPPPIPQDEDYEDIDTYTPAVADNDYEDLSGGQSAMAIYDYQGEASDEISFMPDDIITNIEMVDEGWWKGTCHGRTGLFPATFVQLM, from the exons ATGTGGAAATCTGTGGTAGGACATGATGTTAATGTGAAGGTGGAATCGGAGGGGGATGACTGGGAGACAGATCCAAATTTTGAG AATGATGTCTCAGAGCAGGAGCAGAGATGGGGTGCCAAGACCATTGAAGGATCAGGCCGAAAAGAACATATCAG tATTGCAGAACTCAGGGAGAAGGTGTCCCAAGAACATAAGGTGGTTAAGAAGCAAGAGATGGAGAAGGGCCCTAAAGCCTCTTACGGTTACGGAGGAAAATTTGGAGTGGAAAAAGACAGAATGGACAAG GGTGCTTTAGGGCACAACTATGTGGCAGAGGTAGAGCAGCACTCATCCCAGACAGATGCAGCGAAGGGGTTCGGGGGAAAATTTGGAGTACAGAAGGACCGTGTGGACAAG TCTGCCATGAATTATGAGTATAAGGGTGAAGTACAGCAGCATGCCTCTCAGAAAG ATTATGCCAAAGGTTTTGGTGGCAAGTATGGTGTACAGAAAGAGAGGGTGGACAAGGCTGCGATGGGGTACGACTACAAAGGCGAGACTGAAAAACACCAGTCACAGAAAG ACTACGCAAAAGGCTTTGGGGGAAAATATGGAGTGGAAAAGGATAAGGTGGACAAGGCTGCCTTGGGTTACGACTACAAAGGCGAGACTGAGAAACACCAGTCACAGAAAG ACTATGCAAAAGGGTTTGGGGGGAAATacggagtggaaaaagagaaggtgGACAAGGCTGCCTTGGGTTACGACTACAAAGGCGAGACTGAGAAACACCAGTCACAGAAAG ACTATGCAAAAGGGTTTGGGGGGAAATacggagtggaaaaagagaaggtgGACAAGGCTGCCTTGGGTTACGACTACAaaggagaaacagagaaacatcaGTCACAAAAAG ACTATGCAAAGGGCTTTGGAGGACGTTATGGAGTCGAGGCAGATCGCATGGATAAG AGTGCAGCTTCATTCAAAGACATGGAGTCTCCAACATCATCATATGAAAAACCTCAAGCTTTTGAGGCCT CAAGCGTTGGAGCTGGAAACCTCAAGGCTCGGTTTGAGAACATGGCAAAGGCCTCAGACGAAGAGAACAGAAAGAGAGCAGAGGAAGAGAGAGCCAGAAGGCTCGcaagagagaagagagaacaAGAGGAGGCTCGATGCAGACAG gaGGAGAGCAGGcatgaagaagaggaagagaacCAGAAGCCTCCTCCTGTACCAACAGCCCAGAAACCCCAACAGACATTCAGAGAACTGCCTAAAATTCCCAGAGATGAACCAGAGACTGAAGTACAG GTGGAGGAGCAGCCGGACTATGAGGAGCCGCCATCTCTGCCTCCCCGCTCTGCCGACCTCCTGGAGGAAGAGGAGCAGGAGGAACCATATGCTAGTTGTGTTTCTCCTCCTCCTATACCACAGGATGAAGATTACGAGGATATTGACACATACACTCCTGCAG TTGCTGATAATGACTATGAAGATCTAAGTGGTGGACAGTCAGCCATGGCCATTTATGACTACCAAGGAG
- the hcls1 gene encoding src substrate protein p85-like isoform X2, giving the protein MWKSVVGHDVNVKVESEGDDWETDPNFENDVSEQEQRWGAKTIEGSGRKEHISIAELREKVSQEHKVVKKQEMEKGPKASYGYGGKFGVEKDRMDKGALGHNYVAEVEQHSSQTDAAKGFGGKFGVQKDRVDKSAMNYEYKGEVQQHASQKDYAKGFGGKYGVQKERVDKAAMGYDYKGETEKHQSQKDYAKGFGGKYGVEKDKVDKAALGYDYKGETEKHQSQKDYAKGFGGKYGVEKEKVDKAALGYDYKGETEKHQSQKDYAKGFGGRYGVEADRMDKSAASFKDMESPTSSYEKPQAFEASSVGAGNLKARFENMAKASDEENRKRAEEERARRLAREKREQEEARCRQEESRHEEEEENQKPPPVPTAQKPQQTFRELPKIPRDEPETEVQVEEQPDYEEPPSLPPRSADLLEEEEQEEPYASCVSPPPIPQDEDYEDIDTYTPAVADNDYEDLSGGQSAMAIYDYQGEASDEISFMPDDIITNIEMVDEGWWKGTCHGRTGLFPATFVQLM; this is encoded by the exons ATGTGGAAATCTGTGGTAGGACATGATGTTAATGTGAAGGTGGAATCGGAGGGGGATGACTGGGAGACAGATCCAAATTTTGAG AATGATGTCTCAGAGCAGGAGCAGAGATGGGGTGCCAAGACCATTGAAGGATCAGGCCGAAAAGAACATATCAG tATTGCAGAACTCAGGGAGAAGGTGTCCCAAGAACATAAGGTGGTTAAGAAGCAAGAGATGGAGAAGGGCCCTAAAGCCTCTTACGGTTACGGAGGAAAATTTGGAGTGGAAAAAGACAGAATGGACAAG GGTGCTTTAGGGCACAACTATGTGGCAGAGGTAGAGCAGCACTCATCCCAGACAGATGCAGCGAAGGGGTTCGGGGGAAAATTTGGAGTACAGAAGGACCGTGTGGACAAG TCTGCCATGAATTATGAGTATAAGGGTGAAGTACAGCAGCATGCCTCTCAGAAAG ATTATGCCAAAGGTTTTGGTGGCAAGTATGGTGTACAGAAAGAGAGGGTGGACAAGGCTGCGATGGGGTACGACTACAAAGGCGAGACTGAAAAACACCAGTCACAGAAAG ACTACGCAAAAGGCTTTGGGGGAAAATATGGAGTGGAAAAGGATAAGGTGGACAAGGCTGCCTTGGGTTACGACTACAAAGGCGAGACTGAGAAACACCAGTCACAGAAAG ACTATGCAAAAGGGTTTGGGGGGAAATacggagtggaaaaagagaaggtgGACAAGGCTGCCTTGGGTTACGACTACAaaggagaaacagagaaacatcaGTCACAAAAAG ACTATGCAAAGGGCTTTGGAGGACGTTATGGAGTCGAGGCAGATCGCATGGATAAG AGTGCAGCTTCATTCAAAGACATGGAGTCTCCAACATCATCATATGAAAAACCTCAAGCTTTTGAGGCCT CAAGCGTTGGAGCTGGAAACCTCAAGGCTCGGTTTGAGAACATGGCAAAGGCCTCAGACGAAGAGAACAGAAAGAGAGCAGAGGAAGAGAGAGCCAGAAGGCTCGcaagagagaagagagaacaAGAGGAGGCTCGATGCAGACAG gaGGAGAGCAGGcatgaagaagaggaagagaacCAGAAGCCTCCTCCTGTACCAACAGCCCAGAAACCCCAACAGACATTCAGAGAACTGCCTAAAATTCCCAGAGATGAACCAGAGACTGAAGTACAG GTGGAGGAGCAGCCGGACTATGAGGAGCCGCCATCTCTGCCTCCCCGCTCTGCCGACCTCCTGGAGGAAGAGGAGCAGGAGGAACCATATGCTAGTTGTGTTTCTCCTCCTCCTATACCACAGGATGAAGATTACGAGGATATTGACACATACACTCCTGCAG TTGCTGATAATGACTATGAAGATCTAAGTGGTGGACAGTCAGCCATGGCCATTTATGACTACCAAGGAG